In the genome of Pelorhabdus rhamnosifermentans, one region contains:
- the ligD gene encoding non-homologous end-joining DNA ligase codes for MNIIKPMLAKQAELPKNDKEYGFEIKWDGMRVILYCQNDHIQILSRNQKDVTLQYPELKGIATAKRQFILDGEIVYFDYNGKPSFSGLQHRMGLSETKSIESRMKEYPVNYIIFDILSLQEESTLNLPYIVRRETLKKLNLEGPAWQTPDYKLGSGSEMMSAIRQMGLEGIIAKRLTSIYSPDKRNGDWLKIKNKQRQELVIGGWISGKGGRHDQIGALLLGYYDKHQLKYAGKVGTGFTLATLEHLKSLMAPIAIKQNPFDSSVPHREAMFVQPVFVCEIEFTEWTSHSTLRHPSFKGLRMDKSAYEVVRE; via the coding sequence ATGAACATTATTAAACCTATGCTCGCTAAACAAGCGGAATTGCCGAAAAATGATAAAGAATATGGTTTTGAAATCAAATGGGATGGGATGAGGGTGATTCTGTATTGTCAGAATGACCACATACAAATTTTGAGTCGCAACCAAAAAGATGTTACATTACAATATCCTGAACTAAAAGGGATTGCTACGGCTAAACGTCAGTTTATCCTAGATGGAGAAATTGTTTATTTTGATTACAATGGGAAACCGTCCTTTTCAGGACTGCAGCATCGAATGGGCTTAAGTGAAACGAAAAGTATTGAATCAAGAATGAAAGAGTATCCTGTGAACTATATTATTTTTGATATATTGTCCTTACAAGAAGAATCAACACTGAATCTACCCTATATAGTGCGGCGCGAAACACTGAAAAAACTAAATCTAGAAGGACCTGCATGGCAAACGCCAGATTACAAATTGGGCTCGGGTAGTGAGATGATGAGTGCTATTCGACAAATGGGACTAGAAGGAATTATAGCCAAACGGTTAACAAGCATATATTCACCTGATAAGCGAAACGGGGACTGGTTAAAAATTAAGAACAAGCAGCGCCAAGAATTGGTAATTGGCGGGTGGATATCTGGTAAAGGGGGCCGCCATGATCAAATTGGGGCTTTATTACTAGGGTATTATGATAAGCACCAGCTTAAATATGCAGGCAAGGTAGGAACAGGTTTCACTTTGGCTACATTAGAGCACTTAAAATCATTAATGGCACCGATTGCTATCAAGCAAAACCCTTTTGACAGCAGTGTCCCGCATAGAGAAGCTATGTTTGTACAACCTGTTTTTGTATGCGAGATTGAGTTTACTGAGTGGACGTCACATAGTACTTTGCGTCACCCGTCTTTTAAAGGGTTAAGAATGGATAAGTCGGCGTATGAAGTTGTACGAGAATAA
- the ku gene encoding non-homologous end joining protein Ku codes for MLRPIWNGAITFGLVNVPIKLYSTVRKRNVRFNQLRKSDGCRIQQKKVCATDGAEVANQEIVKGYEVSPDRYVVVTDEELSALSPRASRNIDIQDFVNLEQIDPIYYVQSYYLVPDKGAGKAYSLLLAAMKKSKKVAIARFVLRNKEYLSAIRPAENMLSLSTMYFADEIVSQSELEGLPEPEAEPGDRELTVALQLVESLSNNFEPEKYKDEYRAKVLELIEDKAEGQTVVVEKAPENPKGKVIDLMAALEASLSAIKKDNHNKKSNERKRKAHA; via the coding sequence ATGTTACGACCCATATGGAATGGCGCAATTACCTTTGGTCTTGTTAATGTGCCGATAAAACTATACAGTACAGTAAGAAAGAGAAATGTGCGATTTAATCAGTTGCGTAAAAGTGATGGTTGTCGTATTCAGCAAAAAAAAGTATGTGCAACAGATGGTGCTGAGGTTGCTAATCAAGAGATTGTCAAGGGCTATGAAGTGTCTCCTGACCGTTATGTGGTGGTTACTGATGAGGAATTATCCGCTTTGAGTCCTAGGGCATCACGCAACATAGACATCCAAGATTTTGTGAACTTGGAACAAATAGACCCGATTTATTATGTACAATCCTATTATCTTGTGCCTGACAAAGGGGCCGGTAAAGCTTATTCTTTGTTGCTGGCAGCAATGAAAAAGTCCAAGAAAGTGGCAATTGCCAGGTTTGTGTTGCGAAATAAAGAATACCTTAGTGCTATTCGCCCGGCAGAAAATATGTTGAGTCTATCTACAATGTATTTTGCTGATGAAATCGTATCTCAGTCTGAATTAGAGGGATTGCCTGAACCTGAAGCGGAACCGGGTGATCGTGAACTAACAGTTGCCTTACAGCTTGTTGAATCACTATCCAATAATTTTGAACCGGAAAAATATAAAGATGAATATCGGGCTAAAGTTCTTGAATTGATTGAAGATAAAGCGGAGGGTCAGACTGTAGTAGTAGAGAAAGCACCTGAAAATCCAAAAGGTAAAGTGATTGATTTGATGGCGGCACTTGAGGCCAGTTTATCGGCGATCAAAAAGGATAATCACAACAAGAAATCTAACGAAAGGAAGCGAAAGGCGCATGCCTAA
- the ligD gene encoding non-homologous end-joining DNA ligase, whose translation MPNNTVLDIAGTQLTLSNLEKVFYPKSGFNKKQMIDYYIRISPFLLPHLAGRPLTLKRYPHGSDGKFFYQKECPASRPEWLSTTPIWSKSNNKHICYCVVDNLSALVWTANMAALELHTSLSSSENIDVPTMMVFDLDPGWPATIVECTQVALWLLEFFAKANLQSYPKTSGSKGLQIYVPLNTPVDYSQTKSLAHKLAQMLEKKFPNQVVSKMNKNLRPGKVFIDWSQNDPHKTTVCVYSLRAREEPTVSTPVTWLEIEQVWKSKDAEQLVFTAAKVLERVKNMGDLFAPVLTTKQYLS comes from the coding sequence ATGCCTAATAATACTGTGCTCGATATTGCTGGAACGCAGTTAACGCTTTCCAATCTTGAAAAAGTCTTTTACCCGAAGAGTGGGTTTAATAAAAAACAAATGATCGACTATTATATACGGATTTCTCCATTTTTACTGCCTCATTTGGCGGGACGGCCGCTGACGTTAAAGCGCTATCCACATGGTTCTGATGGCAAGTTTTTTTATCAAAAGGAATGCCCGGCTTCAAGACCTGAGTGGCTGTCAACTACACCGATATGGAGCAAAAGTAATAATAAGCATATTTGTTATTGTGTAGTAGATAACTTGTCTGCTTTAGTGTGGACGGCCAATATGGCAGCACTTGAATTGCATACATCCCTATCTAGCAGTGAAAATATTGATGTGCCAACGATGATGGTGTTTGATCTTGATCCAGGATGGCCAGCTACTATAGTGGAATGCACACAGGTAGCATTGTGGTTGCTGGAATTTTTTGCGAAGGCAAATTTGCAGAGTTATCCAAAGACATCAGGATCCAAAGGGCTACAGATTTATGTTCCTTTGAATACACCTGTAGATTATAGTCAGACAAAATCTTTGGCTCATAAGCTAGCACAAATGCTAGAAAAAAAATTCCCGAATCAGGTAGTTTCTAAAATGAATAAAAATTTAAGGCCTGGAAAGGTATTTATTGACTGGAGCCAAAATGATCCCCATAAAACAACCGTATGCGTTTATTCATTACGGGCACGTGAGGAGCCAACAGTTTCGACGCCTGTAACTTGGTTAGAAATAGAGCAGGTATGGAAGAGCAAAGATGCTGAGCAGCTGGTCTTTACTGCTGCAAAAGTACTTGAACGAGTAAAGAATATGGGAGATTTATTTGCTCCTGTGCTTACAACAAAACAATATCTATCTTAA